The Triticum aestivum cultivar Chinese Spring chromosome 3A, IWGSC CS RefSeq v2.1, whole genome shotgun sequence genome includes a region encoding these proteins:
- the LOC123058736 gene encoding uncharacterized protein: protein MGNSLRCCLTCMLPCGSFDVVRIVHLSGRVDEFSCPITGGAVLAEHPNHTIATAWSSAGVGCPTKKLVIVSPDTELKRGRIYFLIPSATVPAVDRRKKSRPGSNKKSRRPSSRGKSGGGAASTAEQDNYLTELLSEKTASGAHRRRRSGCRVGVWRPELESIVEEASE from the coding sequence ATGGGCAACAGCCTGCGGTGCTGCCTGACCTGCATGCTCCCCTGCGGCTCCTTCGACGTGGTCCGCATCGTCCACCTCAGCGGCCGCGTCGACGAGTTCAGCTGCCCGATCACGGGCGGCGCCGTCCTCGCCGAGCACCCCAACCACACCATCGCCACGGCGTGGTCCTCCGCCGGCGTCGGGTGCCCCACCAAGAAGCTCGTCATCGTGTCGCCGGACACCGAGCTCAAGCGCGGCCGCATCTACTTCCTCATCCCGTCCGCGACGGTGCCGGCGGTTGACAGGAGGAAGAAGAGCCGCCCGGGCTCCAACAAGAAGAGCAGGCGGCCGAGCAGCCGGGGcaagagcggcggcggcgccgcgaGCACCGCGGAGCAGGATAACTACCTGACGGAGCTGCTGTCCGAGAAGACCGCGTCGGGCGCCCACCGGAGGCGGCGGAGCGGCTGCAGGGTCGGCgtgtggcggccggagctcgagaGCATTGTGGAGGAGGCCTCGGAGTAG
- the LOC123062468 gene encoding protein RETICULATA-RELATED 6, chloroplastic isoform X1: MLPHAPSRYPGTAKFKPLVPAKPPLSPASSPSSRGSLCAAAASRRDFLLLVPSLAAASTALQYLPLAASAADDEKPAPPPPPAPAPAPAEEPNGEAALSRMYDATVIGEPQAVGKDARGRVWEKLMAARVVYLGEAELVPDRDDRLLELEIVRKLAARCADAGRTLSLSLEAFPCDLQEQLNQFMDGRIDGNSLRLYTSHWAPERWQEYEPLLNYCRDNGIKLIACGTPLEVVRTVQAEGIKGLSKEQRKLYAPPAGSGFISGFTSISGRSLIDKTSSSRVSPFGPSSYLSAQARVVDDYTMSQIIVKEISTGDPSGMLVVVTGASHVMYGSRGIGVPARISKKMQKKKQVVILLDPERQGIRREGEIPVADLLWYSAAKPCSRNCFDRAEIARVMNAAGRRREALPQDIQKGIDLGVVSPEILQNFFDLEKYPVVDELIHRFQGFRERLLADPQFLNRLAIEEGISITTAVLAQYEKRKGRFFEEIDYVLTDTIRGSVVDFFTVWLPAPTISLLSIADNGSGESLELVRGLLGSLPDNAFQKGIVGQNWDMNQRFASVLVGGLKLAGVGFVSSIGAGVASDVLYAARRVLSPTSIEAERPRAPIWKAASVYSGFLGTSANLRYQVIAGLVEHRLGEYLVSYYNQPILANVLSFVARIINSYFGTQQWIDLARSTGIQTSEEEPPSPDTPISSEIPVLECGTAEVPSTDDINKNQSGEQT, encoded by the exons ATGCTGCCGCACGCGCCGTCCCGTTACCCTGGCACCGCCAAGTTCAAACCCCTCGTCCCCGCCAAACCGCCCCTCTCTCCCGCGTCCTCCCCGTCGTCCCGCGGGAgcctctgcgccgccgccgcctcacgccGCGACTTCCTCCTGCTCGTCCCGTCCCTGGCCGCGGCGTCCACGgccctccagtacctccccctcgcGGCCTCCGCCGCGGACGACGAGAAGCCGGCCCCGCCACCACCGCCCGCTCCGGCCCCGGCCCCAGCGGAGGAGCCCAACGGGGAGGCGGCCCTGTCGAGGATGTACGACGCCACGGTCATCGGCGAGCCGCAGGCCGTGGGCAAGGACGCGCGCGGGAGGGTGTGGGAGAAGCTCATGGCCGCGCGGGTCGTCTACCTCGGGGAGGCCGAGCTCGTGCCCGACCGCGACGACCGGCTGCTCGAGCTCGAGATCGTCCGGAAGCTGGCCGCTCGCTGCGCCGACGCCGGGAGGACCCTCTCGCTCTCGCTCGAGGCCTTCCCCTGCGACCTCCAGGAGCAGCTCAACCAGTTCATGGACGGGAG AATTGACGGCAACAGCTTAAGGCTGTACACATCTCACTGGGCACCGGAGCGCTGGCAGGAGTATGAACCTCTTTTAAACTACTGCCGTGATAATGGAATCAAGCTTATTGCATGTGGAACTCCACTTGAG GTGGTAAGAACTGTCCAAGCAGAAGGAATCAAAGGCCTTTCAAAAGAGCAGAGGAAGTTGTATGCTCCTCCAGCTGGCTCAGGCTTCATTTCTGGCTTTACATCCATCTCAGGCCGATCATTGATAGACAAGACTTCATCCTCTCGTGTCTCTCCTTTTGGCCCTAGCTCATATCTATCTGCACAGGCAAGAGTAGTTGATGATTATACCATGTCCCAAATAATAGTGAAGGAAATTAGTACTGGAGATCCTTCAGGGATGCTCGTTGTTGTAACTGGTGCAAGCCATGTTATGTATGGGTCACGAGGAATTGGTGTTCCTGCCAGAATATCTAAAAAGATGCAAAAGAAAAAGCAAGTTGTGATCCTTCTTGATCCTGAGAGGCAAGGTATAAGGCGAGAAGGTGAAATCCCAGTAGCGGATTTATTGTGGTATTCTGCTGCCAAGCCATGCAGTCGAAATTGCTTTGACCGTGCTGAAATCGCTAGAGTTATGAATGCAGCTGGTAGGAGGCGTGAAGCTCTGCCCCAG GATATTCAGAAAGGAATAGATCTTGGTGTAGTTTCTCCTGAGATATTGCAGAACTTTTTTGACCTTGAGAAATACCCTGTCGTGGATGAATTGATTCACCGATTCCAA GGTTTCCGTGAAAGGTTACTGGCAGATCCCCAATTCTTGAATAGATTAGCTATCGAAGAGGGTATATCAATAACTACAGCTGTCTTAGCACAATATGAAAAACGGAAAGGACGGTTTTTTGAAGAGATCGACTATGTCCTTACTGATACAATTAGAGGTTCTGTTGTTGACTTTTTTACAGTCTGGCTTCCTGCTCCTACTATTTCGCTCTTATCTATTGCTGACAATGGTTCTGGTGAGAGCTTGGAGCTTGTCAGAGGATTGTTAGGGTCACTGCCAGATAATGCATTTCAAAAGGGTATCGTGGGCCAGAATTGGGACATGAACCAGAGATTTGCATCGGTACTAGTGGGTGGTCTGAAACTTGCTGGTGTTGGATTTGTTTCCAGTATTGGAGCTGGAGTTGCTTCGGATGTTTTGTATGCTGCTCGTCGAGTTTTGAGTCCTACAAGTATAGAGGCAGAACGCCCAAGAGCTCCCATTTGGAAAGCAGCTTCTGTGTATAGTGGCTTCCTTGGAACATCAGCAAATCTGCGGTATCAG GTCATTGCTGGTCTAGTGGAGCACCGGCTTGGAGAGTATCTTGTGTCATACTATAATCAGCCAATTCTTGCTAACGTGCTGTCCTTTGTTGCACGGATAATCAATTCATACTTTGGAACACAG CAATGGATTGATCTTGCGCGATCTACAGGCATCCAAACTAGTGAGGAAGAGCCACCTTCTCCTGACACTCCCATCTCATCAGAAATACCAGTGTTAGAATGTGGCACGGCAGAAGTACCAAGTACAGACGATATTAATAAGAACCAATCAGGTGAGCAGACATAG
- the LOC123062468 gene encoding protein RETICULATA-RELATED 6, chloroplastic isoform X2 — protein sequence MLPHAPSRYPGTAKFKPLVPAKPPLSPASSPSSRGSLCAAAASRRDFLLLVPSLAAASTALQYLPLAASAADDEKPAPPPPPAPAPAPAEEPNGEAALSRMYDATVIGEPQAVGKDARGRVWEKLMAARVVYLGEAELVPDRDDRLLELEIVRKLAARCADAGRTLSLSLEAFPCDLQEQLNQFMDGRIDGNSLRLYTSHWAPERWQEYEPLLNYCRDNGIKLIACGTPLEVVRTVQAEGIKGLSKEQRKLYAPPAGSGFISGFTSISGRSLIDKTSSSRVSPFGPSSYLSAQARVVDDYTMSQIIVKEISTGDPSGMLVVVTGASHVMYGSRGIGVPARISKKMQKKKQVVILLDPERQGIRREGEIPVADLLWYSAAKPCSRNCFDRAEIARVMNAAGRRREALPQDIQKGIDLGVVSPEILQNFFDLEKYPVVDELIHRFQGFRERLLADPQFLNRLAIEEGISITTAVLAQYEKRKGRFFEEIDYVLTDTIRGSVVDFFTVWLPAPTISLLSIADNGSGESLELVRGLLGSLPDNAFQKGIVGQNWDMNQRFASVLVGGLKLAGVGFVSSIGAGVASDVLYAARRVLSPTSIEAERPRAPIWKAASVYSGFLGTSANLRYQICFVCRVAHMRAHDRKFSNG from the exons ATGCTGCCGCACGCGCCGTCCCGTTACCCTGGCACCGCCAAGTTCAAACCCCTCGTCCCCGCCAAACCGCCCCTCTCTCCCGCGTCCTCCCCGTCGTCCCGCGGGAgcctctgcgccgccgccgcctcacgccGCGACTTCCTCCTGCTCGTCCCGTCCCTGGCCGCGGCGTCCACGgccctccagtacctccccctcgcGGCCTCCGCCGCGGACGACGAGAAGCCGGCCCCGCCACCACCGCCCGCTCCGGCCCCGGCCCCAGCGGAGGAGCCCAACGGGGAGGCGGCCCTGTCGAGGATGTACGACGCCACGGTCATCGGCGAGCCGCAGGCCGTGGGCAAGGACGCGCGCGGGAGGGTGTGGGAGAAGCTCATGGCCGCGCGGGTCGTCTACCTCGGGGAGGCCGAGCTCGTGCCCGACCGCGACGACCGGCTGCTCGAGCTCGAGATCGTCCGGAAGCTGGCCGCTCGCTGCGCCGACGCCGGGAGGACCCTCTCGCTCTCGCTCGAGGCCTTCCCCTGCGACCTCCAGGAGCAGCTCAACCAGTTCATGGACGGGAG AATTGACGGCAACAGCTTAAGGCTGTACACATCTCACTGGGCACCGGAGCGCTGGCAGGAGTATGAACCTCTTTTAAACTACTGCCGTGATAATGGAATCAAGCTTATTGCATGTGGAACTCCACTTGAG GTGGTAAGAACTGTCCAAGCAGAAGGAATCAAAGGCCTTTCAAAAGAGCAGAGGAAGTTGTATGCTCCTCCAGCTGGCTCAGGCTTCATTTCTGGCTTTACATCCATCTCAGGCCGATCATTGATAGACAAGACTTCATCCTCTCGTGTCTCTCCTTTTGGCCCTAGCTCATATCTATCTGCACAGGCAAGAGTAGTTGATGATTATACCATGTCCCAAATAATAGTGAAGGAAATTAGTACTGGAGATCCTTCAGGGATGCTCGTTGTTGTAACTGGTGCAAGCCATGTTATGTATGGGTCACGAGGAATTGGTGTTCCTGCCAGAATATCTAAAAAGATGCAAAAGAAAAAGCAAGTTGTGATCCTTCTTGATCCTGAGAGGCAAGGTATAAGGCGAGAAGGTGAAATCCCAGTAGCGGATTTATTGTGGTATTCTGCTGCCAAGCCATGCAGTCGAAATTGCTTTGACCGTGCTGAAATCGCTAGAGTTATGAATGCAGCTGGTAGGAGGCGTGAAGCTCTGCCCCAG GATATTCAGAAAGGAATAGATCTTGGTGTAGTTTCTCCTGAGATATTGCAGAACTTTTTTGACCTTGAGAAATACCCTGTCGTGGATGAATTGATTCACCGATTCCAA GGTTTCCGTGAAAGGTTACTGGCAGATCCCCAATTCTTGAATAGATTAGCTATCGAAGAGGGTATATCAATAACTACAGCTGTCTTAGCACAATATGAAAAACGGAAAGGACGGTTTTTTGAAGAGATCGACTATGTCCTTACTGATACAATTAGAGGTTCTGTTGTTGACTTTTTTACAGTCTGGCTTCCTGCTCCTACTATTTCGCTCTTATCTATTGCTGACAATGGTTCTGGTGAGAGCTTGGAGCTTGTCAGAGGATTGTTAGGGTCACTGCCAGATAATGCATTTCAAAAGGGTATCGTGGGCCAGAATTGGGACATGAACCAGAGATTTGCATCGGTACTAGTGGGTGGTCTGAAACTTGCTGGTGTTGGATTTGTTTCCAGTATTGGAGCTGGAGTTGCTTCGGATGTTTTGTATGCTGCTCGTCGAGTTTTGAGTCCTACAAGTATAGAGGCAGAACGCCCAAGAGCTCCCATTTGGAAAGCAGCTTCTGTGTATAGTGGCTTCCTTGGAACATCAGCAAATCTGCGGTATCAG ATATGTTTTGTCTGTCGAGTTGCACATATGAGGGCACATGATAGGAAATTTAGCAATGGTTAA
- the LOC123062469 gene encoding sorting nexin 2A, whose translation MMAAESPATANHPADQHLETLALDSSSAASAAASTDPLLHPPPSPSPPSAPAAAANGDPFVEENGEDDSSPILPTPDAPVVSREPSPESYQITVTDPKKHDEAATGAAGVIPGSGSYFSYLVTTRTADGSEFRVRRRFRDVVALADRLAATHRGLFVPARPDKSIVEGQVMQRHEFVNQRCVAVQRYLCRIAAHPTVSRSDDFRTFLTDPSGIPTSEGESPRFNPAITAASPTAVTTPTTPTKGGRDFFGMFKDLKQTVANGLMAVRPPPVEEETDAKFLFHKAKLEQLEQQLAATSQQAEAFAKAHEDFRTTTAHLGMTFVKLAKFEKDQSACSSHRTRAVNINNFANAVVKVSRSQTKLDAEIVKHLDTIHKYLETMTSVHNAFTDRSNALLHIQSLSSDLFALHNRVAKLESVSSRGIDQERTRYQKVEELKETIRTSEDAKSHARKEYELIKENNMNEIKRFNKEIRQDLVEMMKGFVTSQVEQSDNIASIWAKLAEDTKGYAERRS comes from the exons atgatggccgccgagtcccCGGCGACGGCGAACCACCCCGCCGACCAACACCTCGAGACCCTCGCCCTCGATTCCTCATCTGCCGCATCGGCCGCTGCCTCTACCGACCCACTGCTCCACCCCCCTCCCTCCCCTTCGCCCCCCTCCGCTCCCGCCGCAGCCGCGAACGGCGACCCGTTCGTCGAAGAGAACGGCGAGGACGACTCCTCGCCGATCCTCCCCACCCCCGACGCCCCGGTCGTTTCCCGCGAGCCGTCACCGGAGTCCTACCAGATCACCGTCACCGACCCGAAGAAGCACGACGAGGCCGCCACCGGAGCGGCGGGCGTCATCCCGGGCTCCGGCAGCTACTTCTCCTACCTCGTCACCACCCGGACCGCCGACGGCAGCGAGTTCCGCGTGCGGCGGCGCTTCCGCGACGTGGTGGCCCTTGCCGACCGCCTCGCGGCCACCCACCGCGGCCTCTTCGTCCCGGCGCGCCCCGACAAGAGCATCGTGGAAGGGCAGGTCATGCAGCGGCATGAATTCGTGAACCAGCGCTGCGTCGCGGTCCAGCGCTACCTCTGCCGCATCGCCGCGCACCCCACTGTCAGCCGGAGCGATGACTTCCGTACCTTCCTCACTGATCCTAGCGGTATCCCGACCTCAGAGGGTGAGTCTCCCAGGTTCAACCCCGCGATCACTGCTGCCTCGCCGACGGCTGTTACCACACCAACGACGCCTACAAAGGGCGGGCGAGACTTTTTTGGTATGTTCAAGGACCTGAAGCAGACGGTCGCGAATGGGTTGATGGCGGTGAGGCCGCCTCCAGTGGAGGAGGAGACTGACGCAAAGTTCCTCTTCCACAAGGCCAAGCTCGAGCAACTGGAGCAGCAACTCGCAGCGACATCTCAGCAG GCAGAGGCGTTTGCTAAAGCTCATGAGGATTTTAGAACAACTACAGCTCACTTGGGAATGACATTCGTTAAGCTGGCGAAATTTGAAAAGGACCAATCTGCATGCAGTTCTCACAGAACTCGAGCTGTTAATATTAACAATTTTGCAAATGCTGTTGTCAAAGTCAGCAGGTCTCAGACAAAACTGGATGCTGAAATTGTGAAACATCTG GACACTATCCATAAATACCTGGAGACGATGACTTCTGTTCACAATGCATTTACTGATCGCTCTAATGCTTTGCTTCATATCCAAAGTCTATCATCAGACTTATTTGCTTTGCACAACCGGGTGGCGAAACTTGAATCTGTGTCATCAAGAGGAATAGATCAGGAGAGGACGAGGTATCAGAAGGTTGAAGAACTGaaagaaacaataagaacatcagaAGACGCGAAAAGTCATGCACGCAAAGAGTATGAACTTATCAAG GAAAACAACATGAATGAAATTAAGAGATTTAATAAAGAGATACGCCAGGATTTGGTGGAGATGATGAAAGGCTTTGTAACAAGTCAG GTTGAACAGTCAGATAATATTGCTAGTATATGGGCAAAGTTAGCAGAAGACACAAAAGGATACGCAGAAAGGCGCAGCTGA